The genome window CACAGCAGTTCCATGGTGAGGTGCTTTCGGTACTGCTGGAGGTCAGGCAGAGCTTGGGGCATCTCTGGCACTCCCTGGAAACGGAGTTCTGCACAATGAGAAATCAAAATTTAGGAGCCATCTCTTGTtcctttgattctccattccCTCTGCACACTGATGAAATTTGGTGTGAAAGTTCTTAGGGGAACAGACCTGTTtgggggggtggtagtgttgatGCTACTTTGTGTAAAACATGTAAatgctataaaaaccaactgaaATAGTAATTGCAGAGTGCACAAAAGTAGATTCCACAGCAGGAAAAGAGTTCAGATGTCCAAGGGAGTGGGCACTACATGCCTTACCGTGGCTCAGTCTAGGAGACTCCGTATCGAGGACAAGGCTGCCCCATTCAGATGACACATTGCTGCAGTCTATGCTTTCTGTATTCTCTCCTAGCAGGACATGGGCATTCCCCAGGGGCTCAGCTGCAGGATGCTCAGGATCCGGCCTCACATCACCAGCCCCTCCTTCCACTGCCATTTCATTCAGAAGCCGGCTCGGAAGCTGCATCTCACAGTCATGTTCAGTTTCTGTTTGTAACATCTCTTGACAACTAAGCTTCCGCTCCTTGGTGGGGGCACTGCCCTCCTTGTTGAATCCAGCTTCCTGGCCATTTAAGTCCATTCCTTGATTTGGTGTCTGGGCAGACTAGATCGAAGACATAAAGCAGGGACACGGACATGAGAGAGGACAAGGCCCACCGGGTGCAGAAGATATGACAAGGCCCACCAGGCCCAGAATGTGAAATATTCCAATCATGTACACAGCCTTCTCTCTAGCACAGAGACCAACAAAGTAACCCGAGTCTCCTGCAAGACCCACAAATACATAATGATGCCAACTTCCAGAAGCAAGGGTCGACATTTTGAGAAGCAGTACCAAATCATCTATCAATGCACGTTTCCATCCACAAAGGCTTCGACTGCAGCATATCTATTTAAACACTTTGCTATCTTTTCTACACTACACTCACATGGATATTCTTCTGAGAAGAGATAATTCTCCCAATCAAACTAAGTTCACAGTTAACCTATTAATGCTCAAATAATGCATTGTGAGGTAACTGCCACAAGATGCAAATCACATAATGTGCCCTCAAAGTACCCCCTCCAAATAAGAggctgccctcccaccccaggATTCTTTGTTATGGTCTTACCTTCTTCTAAACTGCTTCTTCCAGGAAACCCTGTGCCTGTTCTATACATTGGTTAATGGCTTGACAATTGCTTCCTTAGGGACCATATTTGGGTGGTAAGACAGCACAGAAATgtcttaaaaatgaaattaaatataaaacCTCCTTATACCAAACTAGGATACTGCCCAGTTTAGTTCAGTACTGTTGATTTTGATGGGTAACAGCTCTTCAGGGTCTGTTGCAGATATTGTTCCCAGTTAGTGAACTGCATTCCCCTGTATGCTGCATGAGACAGGGATCAATTTGCTTTATATAGATATCCTAACAGTGTCATTGTGGGCCTCTTCATCCTTATTTTATGAAAAATCAAGCAAACAATTCAATCGCTGCATTTTGAGAGGCCATTTCTGATTTTTCTACATTCCTTTCTGGTACAATTTAAAGTCTAAGATGTTAAATGAACTACTGCCTCCACCAACCCTTTTACCTTTGAGAGAAACACAGGCTTTGGAATCGAGTGTTGACTCCATTGCAGCTGACCTAGATTCCCTTCAATCTGCTTTACAATGCtctcatattctccttttaagtgCTGAAACTTTTTCCTGATGAGGTGACCCCGTACACATgcctgggaagaaagaaaaattaaacagaaCTGACCAACTTCTCAGCACAAGACGAGGCCACACAGATCAACTGACTAGATTAGAACTTTTCTCGTTGGGTGTGCTAGACTTTTAATAGTCACCTGACAAGCACACTTTAACATCACTTTATCTCCAAGCCTGAAAAAGTTTCACCTGGTGAACTTCAATATGTTAGGCTGTTACCCAGGGGCAACGGCAGCAACAAAGatactgttttaaaacaaaaaaaagtggtcCCATATGTTTGTCTAGTGACCTATGGGAATACTATGAACATTTTTTTGCTCTCACTCTTCGGAGTGAGGcagctgcaaaaaacaaaaacaaaccactaatgttttatctatttcacAGCATCGTTGTGACAGAAATATAACCACACGCCCTCCCTGGAGAAAGAGCATAATAAAATGAACATAATGAAATGAGGGCCTAAGAAACAAGGAGGAACAGACCCTCTCTTACTGATTTCTGtccacccctccctgccccatcTTATTGTGTTATCCCACCTGCAGCGCCTTCACTCTCCGCAGAAACCGCTCTCTTTCCTCTACTGCCATCTTCCTCTTGACCACCTTCCAAGCAAGCACCGGCAGAGACCGTTCCCGCTGCCTGGGCAACCGCGCTTGCCGATGACGTTGTGAAGCGCGACGAGACACGGCCGCCTTGTTCCCTCTTGCAATTCCGGGGAATAACCTCAAGGTGGCGATGCCCAGCAGACGCCGGTGGTTGTCTGAGGGCGAAGCGCGGCGCCTTGTGTCACATTTGACTTGCacattaattttgtttaaaaatatttctcaaGGTCACAGCAGAAAATGCTTGAAGAGTTTGAAACCAGCACTTCACATCTGCTTTCAGTGGCAGTCTATCCCTCCTCTTTGTTTTTGGTTCAGCCTTAAGGTTTTGAGTGGGGaccttgccattgcttgcctctaagTGGCAACCCTTAAGGGTGAACCAAAAACAAAGACTCTTCAAGCTTTTTCTGCTGTGGCCttgggaaaacattttatgaCCATCATGCCCCCGTGATTGTCCTGCCCTTGTGTGATTTGAGCCCACTCCCCTACAATTCTTCAGTCGTCGCCCCATTCGAAAGAACAGTGATTGTTGCAGTCGTGCATTAATTTGAACTGATCCCTTCTCACCAGGGAATTCTCTTAGGAAATAGTCTGTTTCAGGCATGTGCATCTGAAAAGTAATGGAGGAGACTCAATGTCTGGGCCAAGGTCTGACCCTATCAGGCTCAGACCAAACTAATGCAGAACTGTGGGCTTTCTGGggttaattccccctccccccacatacacacacacacacttttgtctCTAGGCAGCATCCCCTGGGAAGCTGGGAGCATCTAATGGACATAGGCTCCAGAGGTTGATGGATTCCAAACCCCAGGTTAAAATAGTGGGAGTCAGAGTGTCAATCATCCACAGAGGCCAAGAGAAAGTATCTTGACCAACATAATTTAGTTAAGTCTATCATGCAGAGGAGGTTGGTCCTTTAACTTATGAGGAAATTTCTGGTGGGCTGCTGACAGCCAAGAACAAACTTCACAGCATTGTTCACACTATCCAGCCTCAGACTTGTCCATTGCTTCCTTGTGTGCTTCTCTGTTTCCGCTCTGGGGCAAATCTGAGTTGAACAGCCCCTGTGAGTGCAGGAAGCCCCACCGAGGCACAGGGTTGTCAAATCTAGGTTgaaacattcctggagatttgtggggctCACCTGGAGGTTCCCCAGGCTCTACCTGAAGGTTGACAAACCCACTGAGATACTTGACTTGCTAGGTCAACTTTAAATATGCCAAAGCTGCTCCTGCTAACCTGGCTGAGCCCAGACCCATGCTCCAGGGCGCCAGGTTTGTGAGATATCTGCCTCACTCATGCTTCTCCAGATAGAGAGTCCTGAGGGAAATGGGGAAAGAACCCACAGAACAAAACATCCCAATTACCAATTCTGGAACATAAATCAAAGTGAAACGGGCTACACTGGATCaacatattttcatttaaaaggtGTCAATGAGTCAATACAACTGGCTTTTGACAGGAGTGGAAATCATTCTTAAAAGGAGATGTAAACAAGTGTATGAGAACACTGAATTACAAGGGTCCTGGAGAGACCCCACAAAACTGGGGGTACCTGTCAAGCCCCAGATCTGTAAAACAATTCACAACTCTAGAtttcaaatcagaagcctttattgacagacatcggcATGCCTAAAGAACTGGCTTCAGGTACAGCCTTttatccccctcccttctcctcaccCCATATTAAAGACAGAGTAAAACGTGACAGGAATGCTACAGCAGTTGCTCTCACAAGGTTCACTCAAAAGAGATAAGGTCAGGCGCCGGCACCTTGGTGCCCCTAATTTACTACAAGTTGCTAATTAAGAGTAGGTGGGAAATCGAAAGTAAAgtgaaggtccattaacataacaGAACACAGGCTGCTCTTTGATGTCCGGAAGCCCCTTCCTGACAGAACCCAATCTATTGGTTCATATTGCCCAATGGACAAACAGGTCTGTGCCTGTGTGACCTTTGACCTTTTGGATCCCTATTTGCTCACTCCAGGAATCAGCATTACTATTATAAAAAGGTTCAGTGTTCGATAATGATACACATTAAACTACATACTAATTTATTACATGGACATTCCATGTACTTAGAGCAAGGTTGAAATTCAGTAGCACCataaagaccaacaagagttccaaggtgtaagcttttgatAGTCAAAGGGACTCCTGACAGCTTAttcctgaaaatcttattggtctctaaggtgctgctggactcgaatcctgctcttcttctgaaGATCTATTGAGCTACCCAGCTGAAACTACTGCATGTACTTCAACACTCTATCTATTGGCAGCCTGGGAAGATCTTATGAAAGAGCCCCCCAAATCTATGCTTCACCCTGTTACCTTGCTGTCTTCAGAGGATCCCTTGCAAATACTCGCCAAATCACCCAGTCCGTTGTCACATAGCAGTTCACATTTCTAACACTTTTCAGATGGATTAACAAGAAGCACCTGGAGAGCTTGCGGGCTGCTGTCCCCACAGAAACGCCATTTTAATTCTATCATGCCACCTCACTGAATTTTCTACGTCAAAGAAAACCCTCTGCTACTGTTGTCAGTTTGTTTCCCATTAACCAAACCACAAACAAGGTtgcacaaaaaaatcaaaattgtgtGCTCAGGACTGCagcctcaataaaaagggagcagggagggagtcATGGCCAAATGGCAGAAACAACTAAATTCTGTTAATTGTATGGTCAAATTTCTTGAGAGTTCACTTAACAGTGGACAGAGGATGGTTCATGTGGGTAGCCCACACCaaggctgctttcacacacattGGATCATGTACTGTCAATGCGGTttacaaaatccatttgcaaattaTTGATAAGTGACACTGAAAGGGCATGATGCAATGTGTGTGAAAGAAACTTGAAACTCATGCCAAACTCCCCGGGAGATGGGGACTGCCCCCTAGAAGCAGCAGCACTGCATGCCCCCTTTGTCTCTTGCAATGTCAGAAAGGACCCCAAGGCACAATCCTGGGGTGCAGCAGACCAGATTCCACTTAGTTTTCTTCCCTTGGCATGTGCCCATTTCATTTCCAGGAGTTGGCTACTTCTGTGCTTGATTTTCCTGCAGGCAGTTCAAACCCAGGCCCCGATCCCTGCTTCCCCTAAATAGATCCAACAGGTTTCAACCTTCTTTCCCTGAACTATTCAGGGGCAGTGTCCAGTGTGTCTTCCTTTCTCAGGCCTGCTGTTTCTTTGCCAAGGCTTCCCACGCTGCTCAAAAGAAGACTCGGGCTGCTGTTTTGTTTCCACTAGGCCGTGGAGGTATCTTCCAGGTCGGGGTTTTCTGCCAAGTGCAGCTTTTGGCTGAAGTGGGGTATTAAGTGAAAACAGAGAAGCCAAgatcttgcccccctccccaagagtTCTTCAGACCGAGGCCTGTTTCTGCGTAAACAGTTACTATCAGAAGGTTAAATGTGTCATTCCCATACTACATCCACTGACAGAAGGAGGAATGAAAGCAAAGTCATGTCTTCATAAAGAGGGGACTGCCCTATTTCTAATTCTGCTTTACACTGTCACACAGATACATCCAGTTCCTTACTTTCTGCCATGGTGTAGAGTGGCCAATGGACAAACACCAGGAAGAGGCAACTAGATAGGAATGAAAATCTGTGGACTGAACtgagaggggaagagggagcagGTATAGCCCCACTTAACAACATCTGCAAAGGTGTCCCAGTACTTTCTCCCTCGAGTGAATGGCTGCCCTTCAAATGCAGGGATCAGCAAGAGAGGACCCTACACTAAATGTCTCAGGGCTGTGTGTTGCCACATAtccaatggaggggaggggggttgtttgtGTGTCCTAGCAAAATgcaagccctcccctcccctcttatcTGGTATAGTACAGATTCTGCTCACTGACTATATTTAATAATCAACATTTAGAGAGGAACTTCTGAGCATTCAGAGGGGTTCACACAGTTAACTTTGTGCTCCTTATCCAATGAAAAGCATCTTGCATTCTACATTATTAATAATCATCcttccaacaaccctgtaaggtaggtcagccAAATTATCCTCATACTGCAGTTAGGAGTGGGCTTAAagctgccagtggggaatcaacatGCCTCCATTTTGAGGGCTGTAGTCCCAATCTAAGATCAACTGACTGTATTTTAGCATCAGAATAGAGACCTGGAGTTCATTCACAGAATTCCAGGCTTACATATAGTTTGATATCAGTCCACCAGAGAGATACAATGGTCTTTTCACTTGAGAAGGATGGCCCATCCAAAACCCCATCTGGATCACAGATTATCCCCTCCCTACTTTGCAGCATCAACTACCCCACTTTAGTCCCCTCAGGAAGGATACATGGAGTTGCTGAGCTCTTCCAACTGCAAAGAGAAATAAGAAAACCATCAACAAAGGCAAGCAACATTAAAACTGGCCAAGTTAGGGTTGCTAGCTGAGAGTTGGGAGGGATTTGGGGGCCAAGCCAGCCAaaaaggcagagtttggagaggaaggggagttcagcaaggatgtgatgccataaagtccactcttcaaagcggccattttctccagggcaactgaagTCCAGAGATCAGCCATAATTTGAGGAgaaatccaggccccacctggaggttagtacCATAAACATGCAACTAGAGCTGATGTTAGAGAAGTGGAACAGAATACTGTGACATTATAAACGTGGTTTTTGCTTGGCATGTTATAGGGCACATGAGTGCAAAGAACTTCATATTAGTGGTATGCACTGTACATGGACGATATCTACATTTACTAAGTGTAATACACAAAATGTTGTAAATTATCACCTGCTCTTGTGGTTTAAATTATATTGGACAAACTTCCAGATAGATCAAAGTTGGGGTTTTAGAGCATGAATCAAGGATATGAAATAAAATCAGTGACGCTCCAGCGGGGTGGGAATTGTTTCATTTATCTAGCTTTAAAACCTGATGGGAAAAACATAGGATTTAATCAAAGAAGTGGATCTGGTAGAGGctgtctagggccccttccacacatgtagaataatgcactttcaatccactttgcagctgtgcgaaatagcaaaatccacttgcaaacaattgtgaaagtggactgaaagtgcattattctgcatgtgcagaaggggcctaggaagaAAGCTTTATAAATGAGACcacattgggagggggaaagctttGATCCACAAGGCATTAATCTGACCTCAACTAGAGGCACTCAGAGCAAAGCCTCTCCTTAACATCTCAGTGGGTGGGTAATCTATCATTTGCAAGAATGGTGGGGGAaactgctgtcaagccacagctgacttatggtgatgctgtttaaggcaagagatatttaggggtgatttgccactgcctgcttctgcgtgggctgagagagttttgaaagaactgtggctggcctaGGTTAATCTCAGCCAAAGCTTGCTCTCTGTCACAGAAGTACATACAAACATGTTAACTGCTTAGGGAGATTCACTGTTTCAATCTGAACTATTTCCAGTCAACTGGTTATATGGATGTCTAGAATACCTTGGGTGAATGTActatcaaaggttttcatggctgaaatcaactggctgtcgtgggttttccgggctgtgtggccgtggtctggtgggccatgttaggagctaaaaccaccagatcacggccacacagcttggaaaacccacaacagccagtcttgGGTAAAATCTGTGATATGGTTTCAGGCAGAAGAAGATAGGAGAAGAAcaggtaaaaaagaaaagactgaGATCCTTGGCACCTCTTACATTTGTCAGTAGCTGGTCCAGATTCCGGTCAGCCACAGTTTTCTTCTGGTCTTCAGACAGCTCTTCCACGTAGACATCCAAGCTGAAGTGCAGACGGGCCAACTTCTCCTGCATCTCCCGAACATGTTCCAATTGTTCAAAAGAACATTCCTTTCCTGTGCCAGTCCAGAAGAGGAACACGGCCATTACCCTGTGCAGTCTCCAGGAGATACCCAAACAAATCTCCAAGTCTGTTTTCTTCACAGGAAGAATATACTCCTGGTGGGAAACTCAATTCTCATTGGTGACCCTTAGACCTTTTTTGCCCCTAGTTCACTAATTTTAAATATTGATTTTGCTTaagtgtttaaaaatgttttctgccATTTGTTAGTTGAGTAGCAGTCATACTATAAACTGACGTCAGTTTCAAAACCCACACATTGAACAGATGACAGGCAATGGGTTTTATAGTACAGCCACTTTAGCAGATGGACAGCAATTTGATCAGAAATTCAATCGGCCTCATCGGGGTGAGAAGACTGGTCTGGGACTGCAGAGACCttggttcaaatccttgctcatACATGAAGCTCAGTACCTTGGAcccagcct of Sphaerodactylus townsendi isolate TG3544 linkage group LG06, MPM_Stown_v2.3, whole genome shotgun sequence contains these proteins:
- the IQCC gene encoding IQ domain-containing protein C isoform X1 — encoded protein: MAVEERERFLRRVKALQACVRGHLIRKKFQHLKGEYESIVKQIEGNLGQLQWSQHSIPKPVFLSKSAQTPNQGMDLNGQEAGFNKEGSAPTKERKLSCQEMLQTETEHDCEMQLPSRLLNEMAVEGGAGDVRPDPEHPAAEPLGNAHVLLGENTESIDCSNVSSEWGSLVLDTESPRLSHVSEPETELVEPRVTNAILWTCSLFTQTWQSTLLCQLLVKEKSLHGSSQVVVAVWR
- the IQCC gene encoding IQ domain-containing protein C isoform X2, giving the protein MAVEERERFLRRVKALQACVRGHLIRKKFQHLKGEYESIVKQIEGNLGQLQWSQHSIPKPVFLSKSAQTPNQGMDLNGQEAGFNKEGSAPTKERKLSCQEMLQTETEHDCEMQLPSRLLNEMAVEGGAGDVRPDPEHPAAEPLGNAHVLLGENTESIDCSNVSSEWGSLVLDTESPRLSHELRFQGVPEMPQALPDLQQYRKHLTMELLWLQQAIVSRKNYLNLKRSLWNQE